The Candidatus Nanohalovita haloferacivicina region CGTCCGTCTCAAGCGTAACCTGCTCCTTCTTCTCAACGGCCCTGGTCTCGTGTGGTACCTCCGAAACATTACTCATTTCCTCTCCAGTCAAATCCATAGAAATCTGATTAGCGAGCGTAGACTTTCCTGCATTTGGAGGACCGTAAAGGCCTATACTTATGTCATCTTGTTCCGTTGAGCTGAATAGATCGGATATTAACTTTTTGAGACGGCCTATCATAGTTTTGACACCGGACAATAATAAATCGGGTCCGTAGGTATAAAAACCGTTCCCATGCAATCAAAATAATAAAATCAGAGGTATCAAGTCACGAATATGAGAACTGAAAAAGGCGTAATGCTGGTGGTTCACAAGAAGCCCAGCAGAGAAAACAGGTACCTGATCCTGAACAGGAAGAAGAACTGGGAGGGCTGGGAGCTTGCGAAAGGCCATCTGGAAGAAGATGACTACGAGCACACCGTTAAACTTGAGCTCAGAGAGGAGGCTGGTATTGACGAAGGCCAGATCCAGAGTATTGAAGACCTGGACCACACTGCAGAATGGAGTTTCGAGGATGAAGATGGAGAAGAAGTCCAGCGAGAGTATAAGGCCTTTCTTGTAGAGGTTACGCCTGAAGCAATTGCAGATGTTGAGCAGAATCCTTCAGATGAACACAGCCAGGCCTTTTTCCTCAGCAAGGAGGACTGTGAAGGCCTTCTTACATATGATAACCATAAGGAAGTTCTGGAGCTTGGTGCCGAGAAGGCAGAGTAACTGTTTAAAGATCAGATTCTGTTTTTGTTTCTATGTCAAAGCCTGAAGAAATGCTGGAGCTTTACCAGTTCGAACAGTGTCCTTACTGCAAGAAAGTCAGAGAAAAACTTACTGAACTACAGATTGATTACATTGCTCGGCAGGTAGATGCCAGCGGCGACCGTGAAAAAGTGAAGGAGATCTCAGGCCAGACAGGAGTTCCTGTACTGGTTGATCCAAACACCGACACAGTTATGCCGGAGAGCGACGACATAGTCGACTACCTGGAAGAACACTACGGCTAAATTTTCCTCTTCTCTTTATTTCTGAGGTTCAAAGTATTCCATTCCCTCATCAAGAACTTCTTTTATCTCATCTAGTCCATATGCGTCTTCAACATTTACACCTAGATCGGCATGTACAGCTAGGACAGGAGTTACAGCCGCAAGGCCTTCAATATCGTACATTCCTGTTTCATCCCAGTAGATGCATGCCTCTGCCCAGAGCTTCGATCCCTCCTCAACTCTGTCAAGTCTTGTTCCCGGGCTTCCAGCTTGTCTGTACCGTTTAAGCTGTTCCTGCACTCGTTCCAGCTGTTCTTCCTCTCTTCTCTGCTGATCAATCTCCGCCAATGCGTAGAAATGTGAAGCAGTTTCAAGATCCGAGAGCTCATCTATAGAGAGCTGGTTTTCATTATTATACTGTTCTTTTGATCGGAATTCCATATGTTGTTATCGACCAGTAAATTAAAAACAGTAGTATTTCCTAACTCTTCATAAGAATGGCAGTCGATCGCGATAGCACAGAGGAAGACATATTCTTTGACATAAAAGGAATATTCCCAGAAGCAGTGGATGAATTTCAGGAACAGATGCCGGAAATGAGCGAAGGAGACTACATGATCGGAGGCCGAATGAGAGAAGACATGAAACCCTTCGTGTACTCAGGCCTTGTATCAGAATTCCCTGTCAACGGAGAAACAGTATTTATAGTGACAGAAAGAGGAGAACAGGTCCTGGAAGGATACGAAGATCCAGAAGAAGTCACAGCACAGAAACCAACAGTCGACAGAGAAGAGGCCTATGAAGTATTCAATGCAGACACCGAAGACTTCGCACAGGCCATCATCTCAGAAGAACTGCTGACACAGTACCGCAGAAAAAAGGAGCAACAAGTACAGAGCGCTGAAGGAGAGAGCTGGGAGAACTACCTGGACTTCGGGACAGAAATGCTGAACAACTGGGAACAGGTGTTCCACCGAGCAAATAACTCAGAGGATAGAGAACTACAGCAGTACGCAGAAGAAGTAGGATACAGACTTGACGAACTAACAGAAGGCCTTGTAAACCTTGCAGACGAGAAAGAAGGCCAGCACATCGAATCAGTGAGAGACAGCATCTACGAGCTAGAAGGCCTGACAGAACAGTTCAACCACGAAATGTAAAAACTGTTGAAACCAAAAATTCTGTAACATGCCGATCCCAGGCCTTATTTCTAGCAAAAGAACTACCGCAGCAATTCTACTGATAGGCCTTGCCACAGCGATAGCTCTCACACCTGTAAGCTCAATGACAGGAAATGTATTCCAATCAGCAACACTAGATACAAACAGCACGAGCCAGGCCGCAACCACCAGCGAAGCAACAACATCAAACACAAACTCACTGAACAACGGGTTAACGGCCTACTACCGTTTCGACGATGTCAAGGCCTCAAGAGGATATAGTTTACAGTTTGATGGCAGTGATGATTATGTTGAGACGAGAGGTCCTGAGGAACTCTACAATTACTCAATATCCATCTGGTTTAAAGCAGATAACAGAGGCGGAGAAAGGCCTGTCTTCCAGGACTCTTATGGCGCTCCCGCAGGATACAGCCACGGTTATCCCACGATAGGCATGGATCCCTCAGCAATCTACTTTACAGGAGGCTATAACGGTTCAACGTACGATAAGGCAGAGTTAACGAGCGCAGTTTCAGGTAAGTGGTACCATGGAGTGCTCGTTAGCAACGGACAAAACTCTAATTTTGAAGCATACGTAAACGGACAAAAAATTGGAGAGACACACTGGGTTTCCGGATCACAGCTGAATATAACCAACAGCACAATAGGAGCAAGGCCCGAGAAAGCAAAAAACAACCCGGATCAAACCCATCATTTTGACGGAAAA contains the following coding sequences:
- a CDS encoding NUDIX domain-containing protein, which translates into the protein MRTEKGVMLVVHKKPSRENRYLILNRKKNWEGWELAKGHLEEDDYEHTVKLELREEAGIDEGQIQSIEDLDHTAEWSFEDEDGEEVQREYKAFLVEVTPEAIADVEQNPSDEHSQAFFLSKEDCEGLLTYDNHKEVLELGAEKAE
- a CDS encoding glutathione S-transferase N-terminal domain-containing protein; translated protein: MSKPEEMLELYQFEQCPYCKKVREKLTELQIDYIARQVDASGDREKVKEISGQTGVPVLVDPNTDTVMPESDDIVDYLEEHYG